The genomic segment ACTATGAATAGGCTCCAAAAATAAAATTTTTCCATCTTCTTTTAGATTTTTATATATAACTTTCAGTATTTCTACAAGTTCTTCTGAATTTCTAGCAGCAAAAGTTAATACTCCCCATGTAAAAGCCGTATCAAAGAAGCCTTCACGTAAAAACTCTTTAATGGGCATATGTATGTACTCAACTTTCTTATGTGGATTAGTATTCATTGCTATTTCTAAAGAAACTTTTGAAAAATCTATTCCTACTACACTCTCAGCACCACAATCAGCAAAATATTTAGACATTCTACCTGTGCCACAGCCAATATCTAAAACTTTTTTATTTTTAAATAAGAACAGATAATCATTTACAATATTTTTAATCTCAGTATCATATAAAATATTTAAGTTTTTGTTTGGCCACATAGAAATAGAACTCCCAGTACAATTCTTTGCCTTTTGATCCCAGTAATATGAAGTATTGTAAAGGTGTTTACGATTTTTCCTGTTATTATATTCCTTAATCAAATCGAGAATCATAGTTAGTGTAGTCAACTTAAAGTTAATAACTTATTTACTCAAGAACTCATCTATATTTTTTAAAGCATGTATAATTTTCTTACACTCTAATCCACTTAACTTATAGTAGTAAGGTAAGTTAAGAATCCTAGAAGCAACCTCTATGGCATTTTTTGACTCTGGATTACAGATTATATTTGTGAAACTAAACGAACAATCAATACGTCGTTCAATGAGCAACTTATAGAATGTCATCTTATCTATATTTTTGACCAATATAGGAAATCTTACAGGAACTATTTCTTCGCAAGAAACCTTAAAGATATCAAAACTTTTGCTTTCACTAAGATAAGTTTGAAAAGTTTGAAAATTTTTTTTCTTTTTTTTAATTATTAAAGATAAATTTTTAATTTGGTTGTTTATTAAGTAACATTGCCAATCTGACATATCATACATGTAGTATTCGTTCTTTTCTTTGTTTACTTTTTCTTTTTCAGTACTTACTCTTTTCTTAATAGTAAAAAACAAAAAGTAAAAAATGTTATACATAGCTCGTGGTTTAATTAAATTATACACTATACCTTTTAAAATATTTTTTACTGATAGGTTTATAGGCATTCTTTTAACTTCTGAAAAATATACATCTTTAAATCTATTGAACAGTTCTTCATCCCTTACAACAACAAAACCACCTTTTAATGGAACGTTTAAAAGCTTACTGGAATCAAAACTAAAAAAAGAAGCATCTGAAAAAGTACCCATATATTGGTTATTTATTTTACCAAATAAACCTGCCGCCACATCCTCGATACAATATGCATGATTATTTTTACATAATTCCAATATATCTAGTATATTACACGGAAAACCATATTGATAAGTGGCAATGACTACGGAATCTCTATCTATTATCTTCGATAGTTGTTCTAAGTTCATATCAAGTGTATCAAGGTAAACATCCACATAAAATACTCTTTTACCTGCTAGCAGTGCTGCTTCAGTGACTGCACTACATGTATAAGAAGGTATTATTACTTTTGACTTATTCATGGCTTTTAACAAAAAATATAAACCACCTCTTCCTGAAGGCGTAAGTAAAACATTCTGATTACTAAAAATGTTTCTCAATGTAGAGAGCAATTTATCCTTCTCTCTATTTTTTCTTTCGAAAATATACCTTGTAGACTTTAGTAAATCTACAATCTCGTAGTTTACTCTTACTCTTGGTATCATATTTCCAAGTTAGTTTTAGATTAAGTTAAGGACTTTTCCGCATAAATTGCTTTATAATCTCCCCATTTTAATTGGGCTTTATTCATAATCCACTGACCTAACTCATATATATACTTCGTAATTAAGAAAGAAATATTCAAATGAGACAGCATTAAGCGCACAGGTAAAAAGTGCATTTCCTCAACATAACCAATAGTATATCCTATTTTCTCCATCAAATACAAAAAATCTGCTAAGTCTATGTTTAATACGCGATGAAAAATTCCTTTATGAATAGGTTCTATAATCAAAAATTTACCATCAACTTTTAGACTTTCATAAATATTTTGTAAAGCCTTTGATAATTCTTGTTTATTTTTACATGCTACGGTTAAACATCCACGGCATACAATTAAATCATATTCATTAGGTTCACAAAAATCAAACACAGACTTTACGACAAAGTTAATATTTCGGATATTAGTAGACTTTTTTATGGCAATTTCTATAGTTCTTTCTGAAAAATCAAATCCTGTTACATTTGCACCTCTTTGAGCTAGCAAGCGAGTTACATTGCCTATGCCACATCCGATATCGGCAGCCTTTAAATTAGTAATATCTCCCAAAAAGCGATTGAAGAAATCTAAATGCTCTTTTTCATACAAACTATTTAGATTATTATTAGGCCAAAGAGAGATTGCGTCACCTTCAAATTCCTTAGCTTTTGCATCCCAGTATTCAGGCTTATTATATATCTCCTCTCTTAAAAACCGATTTTTAATCATGTTAAAAATTCCCCTAGCTTTCATAAATATGATTTATTTTGATTGGAACTTAACTACAGAATTAATTAGTGAGTTTTCCATATTTTCTAATTCAACTATACTGGAGGCTCGAAATAGCACTTCTCCAGCACGGTTTCTACCATTTATAAATGGTTGTACGATACTCCCTGAAGGATAATCCAGTTGAATATGCAATATATCAGGATGTTGTTTTAAACACTCAATCTCATCAAGTTCATATCTCATCACAGATTCGTACATGCTGCCTAGAAGTTTTAGCTTGAAAAAGCTATCAGGCTTCGTAAATTTGATTAGTTCGTTAATGCCTAAAGCTTGTTTAAGAGCATAATCAACGATATCAAATCCATAAGCAGCTTTTATCAATCTAACCAATGAATTACCTCCTACTCTTGGAGTTAATTCGATTATGTAAACTTCACCAGAATTATCAAATACTATATCACTGTCAAAAATACCATCTGTATAGTTAAGATTCATAAAAATTTTTTCTATCTGGAGAGTAATTCTTGAAATAATTTCCTCGTTATTACTGTATATACTAGGCATTATATGACCCCACGTAGCTGTATAAGGATTAGGAGCAGTAATTCTATCAGAAACAAACATCTTATGTAGTTTTCCATTGCGCATTATACCTTCCACAGTTAAATGATGTCCATGAATTTCTTTTTCTATAACTATTTTTTTACTTAAAGAATAAGTACGGGTTTCTACATATCTACTACAAAACTCACTTTTATCTTCTACAATAAAGACTCCTTTACTCCCCGAAGAAACATCGGGCTTCATAATAAAGGGAAAAGATAATTTTATACCTTCGTCATAAGAAGATAAAGCCTGAAACTCGGGATGAGGAATACCTTGATTGCATTGAAAAGTGCGAAAATTAATCTTACTAGTAAGAGTTTTTGTACAGAGAGTATTAGGAGAAATTAAATTTAGCGCTTCGCCTACTTTTGATAAAGCTATTAGCGATACGTCAGAGCATGGAGAAAGAACAGCATCAACATGCTCATATTTGCATACTTCTATAATTTCTTTATCATTGGTAGTACTAATGTTATAAGACTTGTGAGCAATTACATGACCGGGATTGTTTGGTACGTTATCCAGCGTTATTACGTACAATCCCATTTCAATAGCTTTTTCTATAAAAGGAAGTTGATAAGTCGAAGCAGGAAATATTAATATTTTTTTATTCATAAATCTCGCTAATTACATAACTATTTTTAGCTTTCATGGTGAGTTGGTATATTCTTGCAAGATATAAACCAAATATCATTAACGCTATCATTACCAACATATTAAGAAAAGAAACTAGTAACATCATACTTGGCCATCCTTTTATGAATCCATCAAAAAATAAGATACTTGTAATAACATAAATAGCAAAACCTAAAACAAAGGTTATAGAAAGAAATAAAGTAAAAGCTATTATGTATATGGGAATAGAAGAATAATTTAGCACAAGGTTCAAGATTAGAAAAATACTATTTTTAAGCTTATAATTAGATTTACCATATAAACGTTTTTCATGCCTTACTGGTACATTCAAATAGTTAACAGTATGAGATAATAGCATAGAGGTAACATACGGATATGGAACACTCATGCTGTTTATATTATCTATCAAGTTTCTTCTAATAGCTCTAAAACTCGTAAGTTGAAAGTTGTTAGGAAGATTAAATATAAATCTTTGAACTCTATCTACTAAATCTCCACTGATATTTCTAAATTTAGAGTGTTTTTTTGAGTCATATGCCCCAATTACCAAGTCAAAACCTTTGCTTATTCCATCTAATAACTTTCCGATTTCCTCAGGAGGATTTTGAAGGTCGTCATCCATAGTAATAACGACATCTCCTTTAGCGTATTTAAACCCACATAAAATAGCATTATGCTGACCATAATTCTTCATTAAATTAATAGCAGTAATTTTACCATAGTGAGATTTGAGCTCTTTTAGTACCTCTTTAGTATTGTCTGGACTAGCATCATTTACTATAATTAGCTCGTAATTTATATTGTGCGCTATGAAAAAAGCATGCAAACGCCCGACAAGTATAGGTAAAGACTGCGCACCACGATAAGTAGGAACTACTACGGAAACTAATTTCATACAAAGTTACAAAATTTTTATATTTATGCACATGAAAACTACCTTACAAACTCGTTTCCCTTCTCCTACCAAGAAGTCTTGGTTGATAACTGTTATTACTATAAGACTTTTAACGATATTAGTTCTATTTTGGCTAGAAGATAAAGACCTTTCCAAAGGCTTGATAGCTAATCTAGCTACAGATTCACGGGAGTACTATCTTGCTACCGCCGCTAATGTAGCTAAAAATTTTTCTTATTCCAAACATGTTGGTCGTCCTTATGCAGGGCATATGCCAGGTTATGATTTTATCCTTGCTCCTTTATTATGGCTTTTACCTCAGAAGGTAGCCTTGAATACCCTTTGTATTCTACAGTGGACCTTTGGATGCATTTCAGTATACTTGTTAGCACGTATAAGTTATACACTATTCAACAACTTTCAAATTTTTATCCTTACATTAGTAGGATATAGTTTAA from the Bacteroidia bacterium genome contains:
- a CDS encoding ATP-grasp domain-containing protein; this encodes MNKKILIFPASTYQLPFIEKAIEMGLYVITLDNVPNNPGHVIAHKSYNISTTNDKEIIEVCKYEHVDAVLSPCSDVSLIALSKVGEALNLISPNTLCTKTLTSKINFRTFQCNQGIPHPEFQALSSYDEGIKLSFPFIMKPDVSSGSKGVFIVEDKSEFCSRYVETRTYSLSKKIVIEKEIHGHHLTVEGIMRNGKLHKMFVSDRITAPNPYTATWGHIMPSIYSNNEEIISRITLQIEKIFMNLNYTDGIFDSDIVFDNSGEVYIIELTPRVGGNSLVRLIKAAYGFDIVDYALKQALGINELIKFTKPDSFFKLKLLGSMYESVMRYELDEIECLKQHPDILHIQLDYPSGSIVQPFINGRNRAGEVLFRASSIVELENMENSLINSVVKFQSK
- a CDS encoding DegT/DnrJ/EryC1/StrS family aminotransferase; this translates as MIPRVRVNYEIVDLLKSTRYIFERKNREKDKLLSTLRNIFSNQNVLLTPSGRGGLYFLLKAMNKSKVIIPSYTCSAVTEAALLAGKRVFYVDVYLDTLDMNLEQLSKIIDRDSVVIATYQYGFPCNILDILELCKNNHAYCIEDVAAGLFGKINNQYMGTFSDASFFSFDSSKLLNVPLKGGFVVVRDEELFNRFKDVYFSEVKRMPINLSVKNILKGIVYNLIKPRAMYNIFYFLFFTIKKRVSTEKEKVNKEKNEYYMYDMSDWQCYLINNQIKNLSLIIKKKKKNFQTFQTYLSESKSFDIFKVSCEEIVPVRFPILVKNIDKMTFYKLLIERRIDCSFSFTNIICNPESKNAIEVASRILNLPYYYKLSGLECKKIIHALKNIDEFLSK
- a CDS encoding glycosyltransferase family 2 protein codes for the protein MKLVSVVVPTYRGAQSLPILVGRLHAFFIAHNINYELIIVNDASPDNTKEVLKELKSHYGKITAINLMKNYGQHNAILCGFKYAKGDVVITMDDDLQNPPEEIGKLLDGISKGFDLVIGAYDSKKHSKFRNISGDLVDRVQRFIFNLPNNFQLTSFRAIRRNLIDNINSMSVPYPYVTSMLLSHTVNYLNVPVRHEKRLYGKSNYKLKNSIFLILNLVLNYSSIPIYIIAFTLFLSITFVLGFAIYVITSILFFDGFIKGWPSMMLLVSFLNMLVMIALMIFGLYLARIYQLTMKAKNSYVISEIYE
- a CDS encoding class I SAM-dependent methyltransferase, producing MKARGIFNMIKNRFLREEIYNKPEYWDAKAKEFEGDAISLWPNNNLNSLYEKEHLDFFNRFLGDITNLKAADIGCGIGNVTRLLAQRGANVTGFDFSERTIEIAIKKSTNIRNINFVVKSVFDFCEPNEYDLIVCRGCLTVACKNKQELSKALQNIYESLKVDGKFLIIEPIHKGIFHRVLNIDLADFLYLMEKIGYTIGYVEEMHFLPVRLMLSHLNISFLITKYIYELGQWIMNKAQLKWGDYKAIYAEKSLT
- a CDS encoding class I SAM-dependent methyltransferase; translated protein: MILDLIKEYNNRKNRKHLYNTSYYWDQKAKNCTGSSISMWPNKNLNILYDTEIKNIVNDYLFLFKNKKVLDIGCGTGRMSKYFADCGAESVVGIDFSKVSLEIAMNTNPHKKVEYIHMPIKEFLREGFFDTAFTWGVLTFAARNSEELVEILKVIYKNLKEDGKILFLEPIHSSFLHRVLCLSISSFLEILQENNYEVLEVRQLHFWPMRIILSYINLPMLITKPLYEFGQLLMKILPNTGDYKMIYARKKSNKLH